In Xiphophorus maculatus strain JP 163 A chromosome 18, X_maculatus-5.0-male, whole genome shotgun sequence, a single genomic region encodes these proteins:
- the LOC102226519 gene encoding clathrin heavy chain 1 isoform X3, producing MAQILPIRFQEHLQLQNLGINPANIGFSTLTMESDKFICVREKVGEQAQVVIIDMADPNNPIRRPISADSAIMNPASKVIALKDAAKTLQIFNIEMKSKMKAHTMTDDVTFWKWISLNTVALVTDNAVYHWSMEGDSQPIKVFDRHSSLAGCQIINYRTDAKQKWLLLIGISAQQNRVVGAMQLYSVDRKVSQPIEGHAAGFAQFKMEGNTEESTLFCFAVRGQAGGKLHIIEVGTPPSGNQPFPKKAVDVFFPPEAQNDFPVAMQISSKQDVVFLITKYGYIHLYDLETGTCIYMNRISGETIFVTAPHEPTAGIIGVNRKGQVLSVCVEEENIIPYITNVLQNPDLALRMAVRNNLAGAEELFARKFNTLFAAGNYSEAAKVAANAPKGILRTPDTIRRFQSVPAQPGQTSPLLQYFGILLDQGQLNKFESLELCRPVLQQGRKQLLEKWLKEDKLECSEELGDLVKSVDPTLALSVYLRANVPNKVIQCFAETGQFQKIVLYAKKVGYTPDWIFLLRNVMRISPEQGLQFSQMLVQDEEPLADITQIVDVFMEYNLIQQCTSFLLDALKNNRPMEGPLQTRLLEMNLVHAPQVADAILGNQMFTHYDRAHVAQLCEKAGLLQRALEHYTDLYDIKRAVVHTHLLNPEWLVNFFGSLSVEDSLECLRAMLSANIRQNLQICVQVASKYHEQLSTQSLTELFESFKSFEGLFYFLGSIVNFSQDPEVHFKYIQAACKTGQIKEVERICRESNCYDPERVKNFLKEAKLTDQLPLIIVCDRFDFVHDLVLYLYRNSLQKYIEIYVQKVNPSRLPVVIGGLLDVDCAEDVIKNLIMVVRGQFSTDELVAEVEKRNRLKLLLPWLEARIHEGCEEPATHNALAKIYIDSNNNPERFLRENPFYDSRVVGKYCEKRDPHLACVAYERGQCDQELIHVCNENSLFKSLSRYLVRRKNPELWASVLLETNNYRRPLIDQVVQTALSETQDPEEVSVTVKAFMTADLPNELIELLEKIVLDNSVFSEHRNLQNLLILTAIKADRTRVMEYINRLDNYDAPDIANIAISNELFEEAFAIFRKFDVNTSAVQVLIEHIGNLDRAYEFAERCNEPPVWSQLAKAQLQKGMVKEAIDSYIKADDPSAYMEVGQAAAQSGNWEDLVKFLQMARKKARESYVETELIFALAKTNRLAELEEFINGPNNAHIQQVGDRCYDDKMYEAAKLLYNNVSNFGRLASTLVHLGEYQAAVDGARKANSTRTWKEVCFACVDGKEFRLAQMCGLHIVVHADELEELINYYQDRGYFEELITMLEAALGLERAHMGMFTELAILYSKFKPQKMREHLELFWSRVNIPKVLRAAEQAHLWAELVFLYDKYEEYDNAIITMMNHPADAWKEGQFKDIVTKVANVELYYKAIQFYLEFKPLLLNDLLIVLSPRLDHTRAVNFFSKMKQLPLVKTYLRSVQNHNNKAVNEALNNLFINEEDYAALRTSIDAYDNFDNISLAQSLEKHELIEFRRIAAYLFKGNNRWKQSVELCKKDKLYKDAMQYASESKDTELAEELLAWFLNEDKKECFAACLFTCYDLLRPDVVLETAWRHNIMDFSMPYFIQVMREYLSKVDKLEASESLRKQEEQATESQPIVYGTPQLMLTAGPNMAVPPQQAYGYGYTGAPAYGQPPQPSFGYGM from the exons CACCTGCAG CTCCAGAACTTGGGGATCAACCCAGCCAACATTGGCTTCAGCACTCTCACCATGGAGTCTGACAAGTTCATCTGCGTGAGGGAGAAAGTGGGTGAGCAGGCCCAGGTTGTCATCATTGACATGGCCGATCCTAACAACCCCATCCGCCGGCCCATCTCTGCTGACAGCGCCATCATGAATCCTGCCAGCAAAGTTATCGCACTTAAAG ACG CTGCAAAGACCCTGCAGATCTTTAACATTGAGATGAAAAGCAAGATGAAGGCTCACACCATGACAGACGATGTGACTTTCTGGAAGTGGATCTCTCTCAACACCGTTGCCCTGGTCACAGACAACGCCGTGTACCACTGGAGCATGGAAGGCGATTCTCAACCAATCAAAGTGTTTGACCGTCACTCGAGCCTGGCAGGCTGCCAGATCATCAACTACCGTACTGATGCCAAACAGAAGTGGTTGCTCCTCATTGGTATCTCAGCTCAG cAAAACCGTGTTGTTGGTGCCATGCAGTTGTACTCTGTGGACAGGAAAGTCTCCCAGCCTATTGAAGGCCATGCTGCTGGCTTTGCACAATTTAAGATGGAGGGCAACACCGAAGAATCTACTCTGTTCTGCTTTGCTGTGCGGGGACAAGCAGGAGGAAAA CTTCATATTATTGAAGTTGGAACCCCGCCAAGTGGAAACCAACCATTCCCCAAAAAAGCCGtggatgttttctttcctcCGGAAGCCCAAAATGACTTCCCTGTTGCTATGCAG ATCAGCTCCAAGCAAGATGTCGTTTTTCTCATCACAAAGTATGGCTACATCCACCTGTATGATCTGGAGACCGGAACTTGCATCTACATGAACCGGATCAGCGGGGAGACCATTTTCGTCACTGCCCCACATGAACCCACTGCTGGGATCATTGGAGTTAACAGGAAAGGACAG gTGCTTTCGGTGTGTGTGGAGGAGGAAAATATAATTCCCTACATCACCAACGTGCTCCAGAACCCAGACCTGGCTCTACGCATGGCTGTACGCAACAACCTTGCTGGTGCTGAGGAACTATTTGCTCGCAAGTTTAACACCCTGTTTGCTGCAGGAAATTACTCAGAAGCAGCCAAGGTGGCAGCCAATGCTCCTAAG GGCATCCTGCGGACTCCAGATACCATTCGGAGGTTCCAAAGTGTTCCAGCACAACCGGGCCAGACTTCTCCTTTGCTCCAGTACTTTGGCATCCTGCTGGACCAAGGCCAGCTCAATAAGTTTGAGTCTCTGGAGCTCTGCAGGCCTGTTCTTCAGCAGGGCCGCAAGCAGCTACTGGAGAAATGGCTGAAGGAGGATAAG CTGGAGTGTTCTGAAGAGCTCGGAGACCTGGTGAAGTCTGTTGATCCCACTCTGGCCCTCAGTGTGTATCTCAGAGCAAACGTCCCCAATAAAGTCATTCAGTGCTTTGCAGAGACTGGACAGTTTCAGAAGATTGTTCTTTATGCCAAGAAG GTGGGCTACACACCAGACTGGATCTTCTTGTTGAGGAACGTTATGCGGATCAGTCCAGAGCAAGGTCTCCAGTTCTCCCAGATGCTGGTGCAGGATGAGGAACCTCTTGCTGATATTACACAG ATTGTTGACGTATTTATGGAGTACAACTTGATCCAGCAGTGCACCTCATTCTTACTAGATGCTCTAAAAAACAACAGACCCATGGAAGGACCGCTGCAGACACGTTTACTGGAAATGAACTTGGTTCATGCTCCACAG GTGGCAGATGCCATCCTTGGCAATCAGATGTTCACCCACTATGACCGCGCCCATGTGGCACAGCTGTGTGAGAAGGCTGGCCTCCTGCAGAGGGCACTGGAGCATTACACAGACCTGTATGACATAAAGCGAGCCGTGGTGCACACACACCTTCTCAACCCAGAG TGGTTGGTGAATTTCTTCGGCTCCCTCTCTGTGGAGGACTCCTTGGAGTGTCTGAGAGCCATGCTGTCAGCCAACATCCGCCAGAACCTGCAGATCTGTGTGCAGGTGGCTTCAAAATACCACGAACAGCTCAGTACTCAGTCCCTCACTGAGCTGTTTGAGTCATTCAAGAGCTTTGAAG GATTATTCTACTTCCTGGGTTCTATAGTGAACTTTAGTCAAGATCCAGAGGTCCACTTCAAATATATTCAAGCTGCCTGCAAAACTGGCCAGATTAAAGAGGTGGAGAGAATCTGTCGAGAGAGTAACTGCTACGACCCGGAACGGGTGAAGAACTTCCTGAAG GAGGCCAAACTTACTGACCAGCTTCCTTTAATCATTGTATGTGACCGCTTTGATTTTGTCCATGACCTGGTCCTCTACCTGTATCGCAACAGCCTTCAGAAATACATCGAGATCTACGTTCAGAAG GTGAACCCAAGTCGTCTGCCCGTGGTCATCGGAGGTCTATTGGACGTGGACTGTGCTGAGGATGTGATTAAGAACCTGATCATGGTGGTTAGGGGGCAGTTTTCCACAGATGAACTTGTTGCTGAAGTAGAGAAAAGAAATCG TCTGAAGTTGCTGCTGCCCTGGTTGGAGGCTCGTATCCATGAAGGCTGCGAGGAACCTGCTACCCACAATGCTTTGGCCAAGATTTACATCGACAGCAACAACAACCCTGAGCGCTTTCTAAGGGAGAACCCTTTTTACGACAGCCGTGTTGTGGGCAAATACTGCGAGAAAAGAGACCCCCACCTGGCCTGCGTGGCTTACGAGAGAGGACAGTGTGACCAAGAACTCATTCAT GTGTGCAATGAAAACTCGCTGTTCAAGAGTCTGTCCCGCTACCTTGTACGACGCAAGAACCCTGAGTTGTGGGCGAGTGTCCTCCTGGAGACCAACAACTACAGAAGACCCCTTATTGACCAG GTGGTCCAGACAGCATTATCAGAGACTCAGGATCCAGAGGAAGTATCCGTCACAGTGAAGGCTTTCATGACGGCCGACCTGCCCAATGAACTCATtgagctgctggaaaagattgTGCTGGACAATTCTGTCTTCAGTGAGCACAG AAACCTGCAGAACCTGCTCATTCTGACGGCCATTAAAGCTGACAGAACTCGTGTTATGGAGTACATTAATCGCCTTGACAACTACGATGCCCCAGACATAGCAAATATTGCCATCAGCAACGAGCTGTTTGAGGAGGCCTTTGCAATTTTCAGGAAGTTTGACGTTAACACCTCTGCTGTTCAG gTTCTGATTGAGCACATCGGAAACTTAGACAGAGCATATGAATTTGCCGAGCGTTGCAATGAGCCTCCAGTGTGGAGTCAGCTGGCCAAGGCCCAGTTGCAGAAGGGAATGGTCAAGGAAGCCATCGACTCCTACATCAAGGCTGACGACCCGTCTGCTTACATGGAGGTGGGACAGGCTGCAGCCCAAAGTG GAAACTGGGAGGATCTGGTAAAGTTCTTGCAGATGGCTCGTAAGAAGGCTCGGGAATCGTATGTTGAGACGGAGCTGATCTTCGCTTTGGCCAAAACCAATCGTCTGGCAGAGCTGGAAGAGTTCATCAACGGTCCCAACAACGCTCACATTCAGCAA gTGGGCGATCGTTGTTATGACGACAAGATGTACGAAGCAGCCAAGCTGCTTTACAACAATGTCTCCAACTTTGGCCGTCTGGCCTCCACGTTGGTGCATTTGGGAGAATACCAGGCAGCCGTAGATGGAGCGCGCAAAGCCAACAGCACCCGCACCTGGAAGGAG GTGTGTTTTGCCTGTGTAGATGGGAAGGAGTTCCGTCTTGCCCAGATGTGCGGTCTGCACATCGTCGTCCATGCAGACGAGCTGGAGGAACTAATCAACTACTACCAG GACCGCGGTTACTTTGAGGAGCTGATCACCATGCTTGAAGCCGCTCTGGGTCTGGAACGCGCCCACATGGGGATGTTCACTGAGCTGGCCATCCTCTATTCCAAGTTTAAGCCACAGAAAATGAGGGAACACCTGGAGCTCTTCTGGTCCCGCGTCAACATTCCTAAA GTTCTCAGGGCAGCTGAGCAGGCCCACCTCTGGGCTGAGCTGGTGTTCCTCTATGACAAGTATGAGGAATATGACAACGCCATCATCACCATGATGAACCATCCAGCTGACGCCTGGAAGGAGGGTCAATTCAAAGATATTGTCACCAAG GTGGCGAATGTGGAGCTGTACTACAAGGCCATCCAGTTTTATCTGGAGTTCAAGCCGTTGTTACTGAACGACCTGCTCATCGTGCTCTCTCCCCGGTTGGACCACACCCGGGCCGTGAACTTCTTCAGCAAG ATGAAGCAGCTGCCTCTCGTTAAAACGTACCTGCGGTCGGTCCAGAATCACAACAACAAGGCAGTAAATGAGGCACTCAACAACCTCTTCATTAATGAGGAAGACTACGCG GCTTTGCGAACATCCATCGACGCGTATGATAACTTCGACAACATCTCATTGGCTCAGAGCCTGGAGAAGCACGAACTGATCGAATTCAGGAGGATTGCTGCTTATCTTTTCAAGGGCAACAACCGCTGGAAGCAGAGCGTCGAGCTCTGCAAGAAGGACAAGCTCTACAAG GACGCCATGCAGTATGCATCAGAGTCCAAAGACACGGAGCTGGCCGAGGAGCTTCTGGCCTGGTTCCTGAACGAAGACAAAAAGGAGTGTTTCGCCGCCTGCCTGTTCACCTGCTACGACCTGCTGCGGCCAGACGTGGTGCTGGAAACCGCCTGGCGACACAACATCATGGACTTCTCCATGCCATACTTCATCCAGGTCATGAGGGAGTATCTATCTAAG GTGGACAAACTCGAAGCCTCTGAGTCTCTGAGGAAACAGGAGGAGCAGGCCACGGAATCTCAACCCATTGTTTACG gCACACCGCAGCTGATGCTAACAGCAGGGCCCAACATGGCCGTGCCTCCTCAGCAGGCGTATGGCTACGGCTACACGGGGGCACCAGCCTACGGCCAGCCACCACAGCCCAGCTTTGGTTACGGCATGTGA
- the LOC102226519 gene encoding clathrin heavy chain 1 isoform X1, with product MAQILPIRFQEHLQLQNLGINPANIGFSTLTMESDKFICVREKVGEQAQVVIIDMADPNNPIRRPISADSAIMNPASKVIALKDAAKTLQIFNIEMKSKMKAHTMTDDVTFWKWISLNTVALVTDNAVYHWSMEGDSQPIKVFDRHSSLAGCQIINYRTDAKQKWLLLIGISAQQNRVVGAMQLYSVDRKVSQPIEGHAAGFAQFKMEGNTEESTLFCFAVRGQAGGKLHIIEVGTPPSGNQPFPKKAVDVFFPPEAQNDFPVAMQISSKQDVVFLITKYGYIHLYDLETGTCIYMNRISGETIFVTAPHEPTAGIIGVNRKGQVLSVCVEEENIIPYITNVLQNPDLALRMAVRNNLAGAEELFARKFNTLFAAGNYSEAAKVAANAPKGILRTPDTIRRFQSVPAQPGQTSPLLQYFGILLDQGQLNKFESLELCRPVLQQGRKQLLEKWLKEDKLECSEELGDLVKSVDPTLALSVYLRANVPNKVIQCFAETGQFQKIVLYAKKVGYTPDWIFLLRNVMRISPEQGLQFSQMLVQDEEPLADITQIVDVFMEYNLIQQCTSFLLDALKNNRPMEGPLQTRLLEMNLVHAPQVADAILGNQMFTHYDRAHVAQLCEKAGLLQRALEHYTDLYDIKRAVVHTHLLNPEWLVNFFGSLSVEDSLECLRAMLSANIRQNLQICVQVASKYHEQLSTQSLTELFESFKSFEGLFYFLGSIVNFSQDPEVHFKYIQAACKTGQIKEVERICRESNCYDPERVKNFLKEAKLTDQLPLIIVCDRFDFVHDLVLYLYRNSLQKYIEIYVQKVNPSRLPVVIGGLLDVDCAEDVIKNLIMVVRGQFSTDELVAEVEKRNRLKLLLPWLEARIHEGCEEPATHNALAKIYIDSNNNPERFLRENPFYDSRVVGKYCEKRDPHLACVAYERGQCDQELIHVCNENSLFKSLSRYLVRRKNPELWASVLLETNNYRRPLIDQVVQTALSETQDPEEVSVTVKAFMTADLPNELIELLEKIVLDNSVFSEHRNLQNLLILTAIKADRTRVMEYINRLDNYDAPDIANIAISNELFEEAFAIFRKFDVNTSAVQVLIEHIGNLDRAYEFAERCNEPPVWSQLAKAQLQKGMVKEAIDSYIKADDPSAYMEVGQAAAQSGNWEDLVKFLQMARKKARESYVETELIFALAKTNRLAELEEFINGPNNAHIQQVGDRCYDDKMYEAAKLLYNNVSNFGRLASTLVHLGEYQAAVDGARKANSTRTWKEVCFACVDGKEFRLAQMCGLHIVVHADELEELINYYQDRGYFEELITMLEAALGLERAHMGMFTELAILYSKFKPQKMREHLELFWSRVNIPKVLRAAEQAHLWAELVFLYDKYEEYDNAIITMMNHPADAWKEGQFKDIVTKVANVELYYKAIQFYLEFKPLLLNDLLIVLSPRLDHTRAVNFFSKMKQLPLVKTYLRSVQNHNNKAVNEALNNLFINEEDYAALRTSIDAYDNFDNISLAQSLEKHELIEFRRIAAYLFKGNNRWKQSVELCKKDKLYKDAMQYASESKDTELAEELLAWFLNEDKKECFAACLFTCYDLLRPDVVLETAWRHNIMDFSMPYFIQVMREYLSKVDAIKEKVDKLEASESLRKQEEQATESQPIVYGTPQLMLTAGPNMAVPPQQAYGYGYTGAPAYGQPPQPSFGYGM from the exons CACCTGCAG CTCCAGAACTTGGGGATCAACCCAGCCAACATTGGCTTCAGCACTCTCACCATGGAGTCTGACAAGTTCATCTGCGTGAGGGAGAAAGTGGGTGAGCAGGCCCAGGTTGTCATCATTGACATGGCCGATCCTAACAACCCCATCCGCCGGCCCATCTCTGCTGACAGCGCCATCATGAATCCTGCCAGCAAAGTTATCGCACTTAAAG ACG CTGCAAAGACCCTGCAGATCTTTAACATTGAGATGAAAAGCAAGATGAAGGCTCACACCATGACAGACGATGTGACTTTCTGGAAGTGGATCTCTCTCAACACCGTTGCCCTGGTCACAGACAACGCCGTGTACCACTGGAGCATGGAAGGCGATTCTCAACCAATCAAAGTGTTTGACCGTCACTCGAGCCTGGCAGGCTGCCAGATCATCAACTACCGTACTGATGCCAAACAGAAGTGGTTGCTCCTCATTGGTATCTCAGCTCAG cAAAACCGTGTTGTTGGTGCCATGCAGTTGTACTCTGTGGACAGGAAAGTCTCCCAGCCTATTGAAGGCCATGCTGCTGGCTTTGCACAATTTAAGATGGAGGGCAACACCGAAGAATCTACTCTGTTCTGCTTTGCTGTGCGGGGACAAGCAGGAGGAAAA CTTCATATTATTGAAGTTGGAACCCCGCCAAGTGGAAACCAACCATTCCCCAAAAAAGCCGtggatgttttctttcctcCGGAAGCCCAAAATGACTTCCCTGTTGCTATGCAG ATCAGCTCCAAGCAAGATGTCGTTTTTCTCATCACAAAGTATGGCTACATCCACCTGTATGATCTGGAGACCGGAACTTGCATCTACATGAACCGGATCAGCGGGGAGACCATTTTCGTCACTGCCCCACATGAACCCACTGCTGGGATCATTGGAGTTAACAGGAAAGGACAG gTGCTTTCGGTGTGTGTGGAGGAGGAAAATATAATTCCCTACATCACCAACGTGCTCCAGAACCCAGACCTGGCTCTACGCATGGCTGTACGCAACAACCTTGCTGGTGCTGAGGAACTATTTGCTCGCAAGTTTAACACCCTGTTTGCTGCAGGAAATTACTCAGAAGCAGCCAAGGTGGCAGCCAATGCTCCTAAG GGCATCCTGCGGACTCCAGATACCATTCGGAGGTTCCAAAGTGTTCCAGCACAACCGGGCCAGACTTCTCCTTTGCTCCAGTACTTTGGCATCCTGCTGGACCAAGGCCAGCTCAATAAGTTTGAGTCTCTGGAGCTCTGCAGGCCTGTTCTTCAGCAGGGCCGCAAGCAGCTACTGGAGAAATGGCTGAAGGAGGATAAG CTGGAGTGTTCTGAAGAGCTCGGAGACCTGGTGAAGTCTGTTGATCCCACTCTGGCCCTCAGTGTGTATCTCAGAGCAAACGTCCCCAATAAAGTCATTCAGTGCTTTGCAGAGACTGGACAGTTTCAGAAGATTGTTCTTTATGCCAAGAAG GTGGGCTACACACCAGACTGGATCTTCTTGTTGAGGAACGTTATGCGGATCAGTCCAGAGCAAGGTCTCCAGTTCTCCCAGATGCTGGTGCAGGATGAGGAACCTCTTGCTGATATTACACAG ATTGTTGACGTATTTATGGAGTACAACTTGATCCAGCAGTGCACCTCATTCTTACTAGATGCTCTAAAAAACAACAGACCCATGGAAGGACCGCTGCAGACACGTTTACTGGAAATGAACTTGGTTCATGCTCCACAG GTGGCAGATGCCATCCTTGGCAATCAGATGTTCACCCACTATGACCGCGCCCATGTGGCACAGCTGTGTGAGAAGGCTGGCCTCCTGCAGAGGGCACTGGAGCATTACACAGACCTGTATGACATAAAGCGAGCCGTGGTGCACACACACCTTCTCAACCCAGAG TGGTTGGTGAATTTCTTCGGCTCCCTCTCTGTGGAGGACTCCTTGGAGTGTCTGAGAGCCATGCTGTCAGCCAACATCCGCCAGAACCTGCAGATCTGTGTGCAGGTGGCTTCAAAATACCACGAACAGCTCAGTACTCAGTCCCTCACTGAGCTGTTTGAGTCATTCAAGAGCTTTGAAG GATTATTCTACTTCCTGGGTTCTATAGTGAACTTTAGTCAAGATCCAGAGGTCCACTTCAAATATATTCAAGCTGCCTGCAAAACTGGCCAGATTAAAGAGGTGGAGAGAATCTGTCGAGAGAGTAACTGCTACGACCCGGAACGGGTGAAGAACTTCCTGAAG GAGGCCAAACTTACTGACCAGCTTCCTTTAATCATTGTATGTGACCGCTTTGATTTTGTCCATGACCTGGTCCTCTACCTGTATCGCAACAGCCTTCAGAAATACATCGAGATCTACGTTCAGAAG GTGAACCCAAGTCGTCTGCCCGTGGTCATCGGAGGTCTATTGGACGTGGACTGTGCTGAGGATGTGATTAAGAACCTGATCATGGTGGTTAGGGGGCAGTTTTCCACAGATGAACTTGTTGCTGAAGTAGAGAAAAGAAATCG TCTGAAGTTGCTGCTGCCCTGGTTGGAGGCTCGTATCCATGAAGGCTGCGAGGAACCTGCTACCCACAATGCTTTGGCCAAGATTTACATCGACAGCAACAACAACCCTGAGCGCTTTCTAAGGGAGAACCCTTTTTACGACAGCCGTGTTGTGGGCAAATACTGCGAGAAAAGAGACCCCCACCTGGCCTGCGTGGCTTACGAGAGAGGACAGTGTGACCAAGAACTCATTCAT GTGTGCAATGAAAACTCGCTGTTCAAGAGTCTGTCCCGCTACCTTGTACGACGCAAGAACCCTGAGTTGTGGGCGAGTGTCCTCCTGGAGACCAACAACTACAGAAGACCCCTTATTGACCAG GTGGTCCAGACAGCATTATCAGAGACTCAGGATCCAGAGGAAGTATCCGTCACAGTGAAGGCTTTCATGACGGCCGACCTGCCCAATGAACTCATtgagctgctggaaaagattgTGCTGGACAATTCTGTCTTCAGTGAGCACAG AAACCTGCAGAACCTGCTCATTCTGACGGCCATTAAAGCTGACAGAACTCGTGTTATGGAGTACATTAATCGCCTTGACAACTACGATGCCCCAGACATAGCAAATATTGCCATCAGCAACGAGCTGTTTGAGGAGGCCTTTGCAATTTTCAGGAAGTTTGACGTTAACACCTCTGCTGTTCAG gTTCTGATTGAGCACATCGGAAACTTAGACAGAGCATATGAATTTGCCGAGCGTTGCAATGAGCCTCCAGTGTGGAGTCAGCTGGCCAAGGCCCAGTTGCAGAAGGGAATGGTCAAGGAAGCCATCGACTCCTACATCAAGGCTGACGACCCGTCTGCTTACATGGAGGTGGGACAGGCTGCAGCCCAAAGTG GAAACTGGGAGGATCTGGTAAAGTTCTTGCAGATGGCTCGTAAGAAGGCTCGGGAATCGTATGTTGAGACGGAGCTGATCTTCGCTTTGGCCAAAACCAATCGTCTGGCAGAGCTGGAAGAGTTCATCAACGGTCCCAACAACGCTCACATTCAGCAA gTGGGCGATCGTTGTTATGACGACAAGATGTACGAAGCAGCCAAGCTGCTTTACAACAATGTCTCCAACTTTGGCCGTCTGGCCTCCACGTTGGTGCATTTGGGAGAATACCAGGCAGCCGTAGATGGAGCGCGCAAAGCCAACAGCACCCGCACCTGGAAGGAG GTGTGTTTTGCCTGTGTAGATGGGAAGGAGTTCCGTCTTGCCCAGATGTGCGGTCTGCACATCGTCGTCCATGCAGACGAGCTGGAGGAACTAATCAACTACTACCAG GACCGCGGTTACTTTGAGGAGCTGATCACCATGCTTGAAGCCGCTCTGGGTCTGGAACGCGCCCACATGGGGATGTTCACTGAGCTGGCCATCCTCTATTCCAAGTTTAAGCCACAGAAAATGAGGGAACACCTGGAGCTCTTCTGGTCCCGCGTCAACATTCCTAAA GTTCTCAGGGCAGCTGAGCAGGCCCACCTCTGGGCTGAGCTGGTGTTCCTCTATGACAAGTATGAGGAATATGACAACGCCATCATCACCATGATGAACCATCCAGCTGACGCCTGGAAGGAGGGTCAATTCAAAGATATTGTCACCAAG GTGGCGAATGTGGAGCTGTACTACAAGGCCATCCAGTTTTATCTGGAGTTCAAGCCGTTGTTACTGAACGACCTGCTCATCGTGCTCTCTCCCCGGTTGGACCACACCCGGGCCGTGAACTTCTTCAGCAAG ATGAAGCAGCTGCCTCTCGTTAAAACGTACCTGCGGTCGGTCCAGAATCACAACAACAAGGCAGTAAATGAGGCACTCAACAACCTCTTCATTAATGAGGAAGACTACGCG GCTTTGCGAACATCCATCGACGCGTATGATAACTTCGACAACATCTCATTGGCTCAGAGCCTGGAGAAGCACGAACTGATCGAATTCAGGAGGATTGCTGCTTATCTTTTCAAGGGCAACAACCGCTGGAAGCAGAGCGTCGAGCTCTGCAAGAAGGACAAGCTCTACAAG GACGCCATGCAGTATGCATCAGAGTCCAAAGACACGGAGCTGGCCGAGGAGCTTCTGGCCTGGTTCCTGAACGAAGACAAAAAGGAGTGTTTCGCCGCCTGCCTGTTCACCTGCTACGACCTGCTGCGGCCAGACGTGGTGCTGGAAACCGCCTGGCGACACAACATCATGGACTTCTCCATGCCATACTTCATCCAGGTCATGAGGGAGTATCTATCTAAG GTTGATGCGATAAAGGAAAAG GTGGACAAACTCGAAGCCTCTGAGTCTCTGAGGAAACAGGAGGAGCAGGCCACGGAATCTCAACCCATTGTTTACG gCACACCGCAGCTGATGCTAACAGCAGGGCCCAACATGGCCGTGCCTCCTCAGCAGGCGTATGGCTACGGCTACACGGGGGCACCAGCCTACGGCCAGCCACCACAGCCCAGCTTTGGTTACGGCATGTGA